A single region of the Salvia splendens isolate huo1 chromosome 18, SspV2, whole genome shotgun sequence genome encodes:
- the LOC121776718 gene encoding uncharacterized protein LOC121776718, with product MDFMGPFPSSYGNSYILVAVDYVSKWIEAKATATSVAKEVMKFLKANIFSRYGVPRAVISDQGTHFCNRTMEALMRKYGVHHRDLQPRDKRNSGKTVSPSRKDWSKRFDDALKAYRTVFKTPIRMSPYRLGLGMMCHIPVGVEHRAYWAVKEMNLKPQACEEEKKLQLQDLEELRLETYDAAMWYKEKTKLWHDKNLWFKELQVGQKVLLFQPRLKLMPGKLKSKWIGPYTIFGLRANGAGKFRETLLTLSIFL from the exons atggacttcatgggtccattcccGTCTTCCTACGGAAATTCTTATATACTGGTGGCAGTAGATTACGTATCAAAATGGATAGAGGCTAAGGCGACTGCCACGAGTGTAGCAAAGGAAGTCATGAAGTTCCTAAAGGCCAATATTTTCAGCCGCTATGGAGTTCCCAGGGCGGTTATTTCGGATCAAGGAACGCATTTCTGCAACCGAACCATGGAGGCCctgatgaggaaatacggaGTACATCACAG AGATCTCCAACCGAGAGATAAAAGGAATTCTGGAAAAACAGTTAGCCCATCGAGAAAAGACTGGAGCAAACGGTTTGATGATGCTCTCAAGGCCTACCGTACTGTGTTCAAGACCCCCATTAGAATGTCGCCTTACAGGCTCGGTTTAGGCATGATGTGCCATATCCCTGTGGGCGTTGAACATAGAGcttactgggcggtcaaggagatgaaTCTGAAGCCCCAGGCCTGTGAGGAGGAGAAAAAGCTCCAACTGCAAGATCTGGAAGAATTGAGGCTGGAGACATACGATGctgcgatgtggtacaaagagaaaaccaAGTTATGGCACGACAAAAACCTCTGGTTCAAGGAGTTGCAGGTTGGTCAGAAAGTGCTCCTGTTCCAACCACGGTTGAAACTGATGCCTGGAAAGCTAAAGTCCAAGTGGATAGGGCCCTACACGATCTTTGGCCTCAGAGCAAATGGAGCTGGGAAATTCAGGGAAACGCTTCTAACTCTATCCATTTTCTTGTAA